TCTGACCCCCTCCCGAACCCTCCCCTAAAATTAGGAGAGGGCGCAGTAACCCTGAAAATCAGTAGAATGCCTGATGAGTAGGGTCAAAAAAACTGAAGTAATAAAAAGCTATGAATGGTATTCAATCTGCAAAATCCGCACAATCCGTACAATCCGGATGCAACGGGCGGGTTTTGAAAGTCCATGCCTTCCAGTAACCTTACCAAGACCTTTTTTATATGCCTATTTCAGAACAAGACATTCCTTGATTTTTTTCTTAAAATGGTTTTTAAATCCATTTTTTTAATAAATCCTATTAATATTTTATTACAAAAAACAGGGGTAAAAAGGGAAGTACAAATGTATTGTATGCAACGAAATACAGCCGGGGCATACAGGAAACGGTTATAAAAATAACTTATTTCAGTTGTTTTTTAAGCCATACAATGCTGTTATAGTATAATTTACAACATATGTTTAAAAGCGGATATGTTTAAAAACAGAGCGAATAACTGAAACAACGGAGCGAATTGTTTTAAAATGGTAGCAGCAGAATTATTAATAATAATTTTATATTTATTTCTTGTTTGTTATTTTTATTATCTTAACTTTAATGCGTTTTTTTGTCTAAGCATTTTAATTTAAGCAAAACATAGTAATTATTAAGCAAAACAAGTAGCAAATCAAAAACACACAGATATGAAAAAGCTAATTCATCATTCGTGGCAGGTAGCGGTTTATGCCATTTTTATTCTCTTTTTATCCCAGGCTTCTTTTGCACAGTTGAGTGTACAATTAAAACCTTCCGTTTATAATGGCGGGTACAACATCAGTTGTTTTGGTGCACAGGATGCCAGTATCACCGCAACGGTTACCGGAGGTACCAAACCTTATACTTTTGTGTGGAGCAACGGTGATACTACACAGACTATTACCGACCTGGCTGCCGGGTATTACATGGTTAAAGCAATGGATGCAAACGGAATAAAAAATCAGGCAGAAATTACTTTAAAAGAGCCGGTAGAGTTGATAGTGGATGAAACAAAATATGTGTATCCTAACGGGTACAATGTAAGCTGCCATAGTTGTTACAACGGCAGCATTTACACAACAGCAACAGGAGGAACGCCCCCTTATAACTTCTTGTGGGGGGATGGACCTACATCTTCCTACCGTAACGGATTAGGTTCAGGGAACTATTCCCTTACGGTAACTGATGCCAATGGCTGTACCATAACCGAGGAATACAACCTTACAGAACCCGAACGTAGCGACTGGACCATGAATGGCAATGCCAACCTGCCTTCCAACAGCTTTATCGGTTCTATCAATAACCAGGATGTGGTATTTAAAACCAACAACACAGAACGTCTGCGGCTGATGGGTAATGGCGATATCAAGATGCCGGGACTATCGGGCGACAGTGTATCGCTGGTGCTTACAGATATTACCGGGAAATTATATGCAAATAAAATACTCTTTCCCAAGAAAAAATGTGAAGGTAACAATAATATCATTGCATGGTACCAAAAGCCTAATGTATGGAACGAAATATTCAATTGTTACCAAAGTTTTGGAATAGGAACCGATCACCCGCAGGCATATCTTGAAGTGGCGAGGGGCAGATTACGTGTTTCATGCGAAGAAACAGATTCAATACCCTATGCATATCTCGATATTTATCACGACGGAGGGAACGTGAGGATTGATAATCATGGGCAGGGAAACATCCTGTTTGACTATGAAAACCCGGGTAAAAGTGTAGTGTTTTGTTCAGATATTACCAGAACCTCCAATACTACCTATCTGGCTACGAATAGTGGAGGTGTGGGAATAGGAACTACAACTTTGGGCGGTTACAAATTAGCTGTTGCCGGCAAGATACATTGCACGGAAGTAGTAGTAGAGGCTACTCCATGGCCCGATTATGTATTTGACAATAACTATAAACTGATGCCGCTCAACGAACTTAGAGCTTATACCTTAACTCACAAACACCTGCCTGGTATTCCTGATGCAAAAACAGTAAGCGAAAATGGTGTAAACCTGGGAGAAATGAATGCGCAACTGCTGAAAAAAGTGGAAGAACTTACGCAATACATTCTCATTCTGAATCAAAGAATAGAAAAGTTGGAATTGCAAAACGCAAGCCGTTAGCTGTATTGCAACTTTGCTATACCACTAAGGATTACACAAAGGCACACCAAGCATTAAAATGTACAGTATGTTATTGAAATAAATGGAAATTTTTTAGACACTAAAATTATGAAAACCATAAATAAAAAAATGATATGTGTTTCCCTGATGCTTTTTTTGAGTATTGCATTAAAGGCACAAAATTTTTCGGCCACCTATGATTATGATGCCAACGGAAACAGAATCAGTGTAACCGTTATATATATGGGTTATGAGGAAAAAACGGTTCTTGCAGATACCAGTCTGCTTTTGCCGGATACAGTACTACCAGGTGATGGATGGAACAAAAAAATTACGGAAACACTGGATAACTTTATAGTAACTATTTATCCGAATCCAACACAAGGAAAGTTGTGTGTGGAAATAGGTGGGGCTTCGGTAGAGCAATTATCTGCTAAAGGAAATGCCATTAAGTTATGGGATATGCAGAGCAGGCTGTTGAAAAACATCAGCCCGCTTACTCAATATAATTTCATTGATCTTTCCGGGAACGTTGCAGGTACATATTTATTAAAGATATATGCAGGTGGCAGGTCGAAGGAGTATAAAATTGTGAAAAATTAGTCTGTTTATTATGTAATCGAAAATCATTCTTCATGATGAAACCCATATGTATTCACTATACAAATAAAAATAATTTTAAAGCATGTGGGTTCCATCAGACCTTTAAAAAACAAATTATATTCTGATGAAAAAGATATTTCTTGTATTATTAATTTTACTATCCGGAACCGGCACACTCCTTGCCCAAAGTTGCGATTTTACCCCAAATGTCATTTTAACAGATTCGTTATGCAACTTGACTGATACATTACAAAATAGTAATGCTACACTTACGGCACGTGATAAAATTGTTTTCACTTCCGGTTTTCATGTGGGTGCCGCCGAATTGTATAACCATGTTTTTACTGCCAATACCAACCACTCTTTGGCAAACCAGACTGTTAGCTACGAAGAAGAACCTGTTAACGGGCTTACAAGGGCATTAGACAAGGAACATTGCATCCCCGGAACCATAGGTGGCAACATAGACATAAGCCCCGGCGGGGCAGCCACTTATCAGCTTCCTATACAGGTATCACCCGGAACCCATGGTATGCAACCAGATTTAGGAATAATATACAATAGCCAGAGTGGAAACGGGTTACTTGGCTATGGCTGGCACCTGGCTGGTCTGTCGTCCATTTCAAGAACCAGTAAAAACCCCTACTACGACGGAACATATAATGCCGTGGCATTAACACCAAATGATGCTCTTATACTGGATGGCGCACGGCTTATCAGTACTGCTGAAAATGTATATTCCCCGGAAAACAACCCTTACGTGCGTGTAGTTTTTAACGGTACCGGTTTTACGGTAACCACACAGGACGGGATGGTTACGGAATATGGTAATACTCCGGAATCACGTGTACAACCGGATAACTGCCCGGTGGCTTTGTCATGGCTCGTTAATAAAATTACCGACCCCGAAGGTAATTACATACAATTTGTATATACCGGCGATGATGCTACCGGCGAATACCGCATCAGCGAGATTAATTATACCGGCAACAGCAATGCAGGGCTGGAACCATATAACAGTGTGCGGTTTTTGTACGACCTGCGTACCGACAAAAACACCGCATATGTAACCGGTTATCCCATAACGCAAAGCGTGTTGCTTACA
The Lentimicrobiaceae bacterium genome window above contains:
- a CDS encoding T9SS type A sorting domain-containing protein; translated protein: MKTINKKMICVSLMLFLSIALKAQNFSATYDYDANGNRISVTVIYMGYEEKTVLADTSLLLPDTVLPGDGWNKKITETLDNFIVTIYPNPTQGKLCVEIGGASVEQLSAKGNAIKLWDMQSRLLKNISPLTQYNFIDLSGNVAGTYLLKIYAGGRSKEYKIVKN
- a CDS encoding SprB repeat-containing protein, which gives rise to MKKLIHHSWQVAVYAIFILFLSQASFAQLSVQLKPSVYNGGYNISCFGAQDASITATVTGGTKPYTFVWSNGDTTQTITDLAAGYYMVKAMDANGIKNQAEITLKEPVELIVDETKYVYPNGYNVSCHSCYNGSIYTTATGGTPPYNFLWGDGPTSSYRNGLGSGNYSLTVTDANGCTITEEYNLTEPERSDWTMNGNANLPSNSFIGSINNQDVVFKTNNTERLRLMGNGDIKMPGLSGDSVSLVLTDITGKLYANKILFPKKKCEGNNNIIAWYQKPNVWNEIFNCYQSFGIGTDHPQAYLEVARGRLRVSCEETDSIPYAYLDIYHDGGNVRIDNHGQGNILFDYENPGKSVVFCSDITRTSNTTYLATNSGGVGIGTTTLGGYKLAVAGKIHCTEVVVEATPWPDYVFDNNYKLMPLNELRAYTLTHKHLPGIPDAKTVSENGVNLGEMNAQLLKKVEELTQYILILNQRIEKLELQNASR